Within Desulfolithobacter dissulfuricans, the genomic segment GGATGTGAAAATATTTTTCGTTCGATTGCCAGGTTTTTTGAGAATGATATAGGCAGCGAAAGCTGGCATCGTGATCTTCTGAAAAGGATGAAACTGGAGATTCCCGGTTACCGGCCCAGACTCATTGACAATGAGACATACGAAGTACTCAATGAATTTAGAGCCTTTCGCCATGTGTTCAGGCACTGCTATTCTTTCGAGTTGGACTGGGCACGGGAAAAGGCGATTGCAGAAAAATTTCCCCTGGCATGGGAAAGTCTTGCCTCGCAAGTCGATAGTTTTCTGTTAACGATCAGGAACAGTGATCTGTAACAGATTGTTGCAATATGACACAAAGACAAATATCCATGGGCCAGATAGTACGATCTCTGATTATTCTGCTTCTGTTTGCGGCAACCTCTGTTCTTTTGCATGCAACGTCATCGGTTACAGCTGTCCCCATAAAAAAAACACTGGCTGAGTTTCCTGCCCGGATTGGGCAGTGGCGGCTCATTGATTCCTATCTGTCTTCATCCGATATTCTGGAGATGCTCGGAGTTAAAGATTACATTCAGTATAATTATGCCAATCCGCAGGGTGACCAGGTAAATCTGTATATAGGCTATTACGACGCCGTCGGAGTAACCGGCTCCTATCATTCCCCGAAAAACTGTCTTCCCGGCGGGGGCTGGGGCATTGCCGAGGTAAAAAAAGTTCCTTTGCAGGGAGATACGAACCGGGGAAAACCGGTAACTGTTGCGGAAATGCTCATCCAGAATGGTTCAGAATACCAGGTTGTTCTTTACTGGTATCAAAACAGGGGCCGTATAATACATTCAGAATACTGGGAAAAAGTCTATCTGGTCCTGGATGCGCTGTTCAAGGGCAGGCGGGATGGATCCTTTGTCCGGATCATGATGCACGTGAAGGATGGCGATATACAAGGTACTGAAGAAAAGGCAACACAATTTGCCGAGCAGGTGCAGGTTCTTCTCCAGGACTATCTTCCCGGGGCAACGATATGAATACCAGAGCCGCAGAGTGGGACAGGAATACGGCGCTCTCCCTGGGTGTCGTTCTGGCAGGGTTGTTGCTCCTCTATTTCCCGTATCTCAAGACATTGCTGGTGGACTGGGAGACCAATGACAATTACTCGCATGGTTATTTTATACCCCTGCTGTCCCTCTACATGGTGTACTCGATCCGTGACAGGTTGAAGAACCTGCCGGTCCAGCCAGGCTACTGGGGGCTTGTCCTGATCCTTATGGGGCTCGGGCAACTCGTTATCGCCAAGATCGGTGCTGAATTTTTTTTACAGAGAACGTCGTTTATCGTTGTGTTGCTCGGGGTTATTCTGTTTTTTCTGGGAACAAAATATTTTAAGGCTCTCTTGGTTCCTGTTCTCTACCTTGTGTTCATGATTCCTCTGCCCGCTGTTGTCTGGAACAAGATAGCCTTCCCCCTGCAGCTCTTTTCTTCTTTTTTGACTGAAAAGGTCGTCTCGCTTCTTGGTATATCTGTTTTTCGCGAAGGGAATATTCTCCATCTGGCAGAGACGTCGCTGGAGGTTGTGGATGCCTGTTCCGGGCTGCGTTCGCTGGTAACCATGTTTGCCTTAAGTGCGGCATTCGCCTGGCTGCAGTCGTTGCCGGTGTGGAAAAAATGGCTCCTGTTTTTCATGGCTGCTCCCATTGCCATCTTTGCAAACATTATTCGCCTGACAGGTACAGCCATCCTTGCCTCACGCTACGGTGGTGATGTGGCCCAGGGCTTTCTCCATGAGTTTTCCGGAATGGTCACCTTTTTTGTCGGCCTTGGTCTCCTGATCGGCCTGAGCGTTTTGCTCGGCAGCCCCTTCCGGGACCCCTCAGTAACGATCGGAACCAGATAAAAAGAGACGGGATTCATGCCGGGCACCCAGCGATCAAGCATAAAGAACTACCTTACCATTGACGTGGAAGACTATTTCCAGGTTGCGGCTTTCGAGGACATTATCAGCCCCTCTGCCTGGGACTCCATGGAACAGCGTGTCGAGCGGAATACCAGCCGTATACTGGATATCCTTGGCCGTTATGATATCAAGGCAACGTTTTTCGTGGTGGGCTGGACGGCGGAGCGATTTCCGGAACTTGTCAGAAAAATCAAAGCGGCTGGACATGACATCGGATGCCACAGTTACCTTCACAGAAAGATATATGATCTGACCCCGGATGAATTCCGGCAAGACACGCAACGGGCAAAAGAAATTCTCGAAGATATAACAGGTGAAGAAATCATCGGCTACCGGGCGCCAAGCTATTCCATCACCAGAAAATCACTCTGGGCCCTGGATATTCTTGAAGAGCTTGGTTTCAAATACGATTCCAGTATTTTTCCTATACTGCATGATAACTACGGCATCCCTGACGCCCCCCGTTTTGAATACAGGCTGCCCGATCATGATATGATGGAATACCCTATCTCCACGGCCCTGTTTCTCGGCCGCAAGATTCCCATTGCCGGAGGAGGGTATTTTCGTCTGTTCCCATACTGGTTTACCAGGATGGCGCTGAAAAAAATAAATAAACGGGAAAAGAAACCCTTCATCTTTTACCTGCATCCCTGGGAGGTTGATCCAGCCCAGCCAAGGATGAAGCACGCCAGAGCGCTGTCCCGGTTCCGGCATTACAACAACCTGGATAAGACAGAAAAACGCTTTGCAAGGTTGTTGGAAGAATTTGAATTTGGACCAATCTCTACCTGTACTAACCAATAAGGCAACAATTCAATGATAAAAATCATGTCAATAGCCGGCGCGCGGCCAAATTTCATGAAGCTCGCGTCCATCGTCAGAGCCATAGAAAGCCATAACCAGAGACTTGAGGAGGAGACGCCTGACAAGGATGACACAACAACAGGCCGCAGGCAGTCAATTAAGCATATCATCGTGCATACAGGGCAGCACTACGATGCCAGGATGTCCCATTCCTTTTTCGAGGATCTCGGCATCCCAAAACCAGACATAAATCTTGAGGTCGGTTCAGGCAGCCATGCGGCACAAACCGCGGAAATCATGAAACGGTTTGAGCCGGTGCTGCTGCAGGAGCAGCCGGATGTCCTCCTGGTGGTCGGCGATGTCAACTCCACCATCGCCTGTACCCTTGTGGCCTCCAAAATTCAGTACCCGGAATCAAGCAACAACCGCTCCGGGCGTGCGCGACCTCTCATTGTTCATGTTGAGGCCGGACTGCGCTCGTTTGACAGGGACATGCCCGAGGAGATCAACCGGATCCTGACCGATGCCATCAGTGACCTGCTCTTTGTAACCGAAGAGAGCGGCAGGACCAACCTGCTTCAGGAAGGGGTGCCGGAGAACAAGATACATTTTGTCGGCAACGTGATGATTGACACCCTGAAGCAGCACCTGGAACGGGCCGATTCATCAGATATCAGAAAGCGTCTGGATCTTCCCCCTCCTATGTTCTGGTCACGCTGCATCGCCCATCCAATGTTGACCGCAGGGAAACACTGGAACCGCTCATCGGGTGTCTTGAGCAGATTGCCGAGCAGAAACATATCGTTTTTCCTGTACATCCGCGGACAAGGAACAGCCTGGAATCATATGGTCTCTATCAGCGTCTCGAAGAAAATAAAAATATTACGCTGGCAGAGCCCCTTGGATATCTTGATTTTTTGAACTTGATCAAAAATGCGTCGGCAGTGGTTACTGATTCAGGAGGGATCCAGGAAGAGACAACAGTGCTCCAGGTGCCGTGCGTAACGCTCAGGGAGAACACGGAACGTCCGGTCACAGTTACTGTTGGCACAAATTATCTCATTGGCACGGATCCGGATCGCATTATGGAGACAGTTACTGAAATACTCAGTGGCCAGGGGAAACAGGGGGAAATTCCGCCGCTATGGGATGGCCAGGCTGGCGACCGAATTGTGAGAATCCTGGCAGATAGCGCAGTGTAATTATAAGTATATGCGCATGAAGATCAGAATAGCGACCCCTGAAGATAAATCAGCATGGGATGCCTATGTGGACAACCATCCAAATGCTGCCCCTTATTCACTCTTTGCCTGGAAGAATGCTGTTGAGGAGGCCTATGGCCATGAAAGCTGTTATTTGCTTGCTGAAGAGGACGGTACCCTGAGAGGCGTTCTGCCGCTCTTTCATTTTCGTATCCCCCTGTGGCAACGGAATCTCGTTTCTCTCCCTTTCTGTGATATGGGCGATATCCTTGCCGATAACGCTGAAGTCCGCATGGCATTAGCCAACGAAGCCGTGTCACTCGCTCAAAAAAGGAAAGTCAAAAGCCTGGAAATCAGAAGTGGGTCGGAAAACCTCTTTAGTGATGGCCATGGCTGGAATGTACGTGTCAACACCGGCAAGGTGCGCATGCTGTTGGGTCTGCCAGATACTTCGGAAGAACTCTGGAAAGGTTTTAAATCAAAATTACGTAGCCAGATTCGTAAGGCAGAGAAAAACGGACTTACTTTCTCCTGGGGTCATACAGAAACTCTGGATGCCTTTTACGATGTATTCAGTCGCAACATGCACGATCTCGGCTCTCCTGTGCACAGTAAAAAATGGATTGAGAAAATTATTGAGCATTATGGGAAAAGTGCAAGGATGGGGCTGGTGTACTGTGAAGATCAGCCAGTTGGTTGTGGTATTATTCTGTTTACCAGGCATACGGTAAGTATCCCATGGGCCTCTACACTTCGGGAGTACAACCGAATGGCACCCAATATGATGCTGTATTGGAACTTTTTGAAATTTGCTGCAGATACCCATAAAAAGACATTTGATTTTGGACGATCAACCCCTGGTGAGGGAACCTATAGGTTTAAAAAGCAATGGGGTGCTGAAGCAAATTCCCTTTTTTGGTACCAGGTAAGTCGATCGCTGAGTTCGCAAAAGGTAAAGAACAAAAAAACAAGTCAGCGTAAAATGCTTGCAGGTATTTGGTCAAAACTGCCATTGCCTATTGCTAACTGTGTCGGTCCTAAAGCGAGAAAATATATCAGCCTCTGAAGATGGATACATTCTTAACCATACTGGCAGTTGGCTCCTTGGGGTTACTGGTATATGTCTATATCGGCTATCCTATATTGCTTAGTATGTTGAGTGTATTGTTTCCTGCCCGAACTATTAAAAAACGCCCTATACGGCCCTCCGTCAGCTTGTTAATATCCTGTTATAATGAAGAAAACATTCTGGAGGAAAAGCTGGAAAATTGTTTTGCTCTGGATTATCCGGCAGACAAATTGGAAATATGTGTGGTCTCGGATGGTTCCACAGACCGAACAGACGAAATTGCTAAAAGCTACGCGGACAAGGGGGTCAAGCTTATCAGGGTTGAAGGGAGGGTCGGAAAAACTGCCTGCCTCAATGTAGCTGTCCCGCAGGCAACGGGAGAGATCATAATTTTCTCTGACGCGAATGCCATGTATGCGCCGGATGCCATCAGTCGTCTGGTTGAAAATTTTGCCGATGAACAGGTTGGCTACGTTGTAGGGGAGGCGCAATACGCAGATGCTGATTTGAATGCCGCAGCAAAGAGTGAAGACTCTTATTGGCAATATGAAATAATGATAAAGAAGATGGAGAGCCGTCTGCATTCCATGGTAGGAGGAGACGGCGCCATCTATGCTATTCGAAGAGAATTTTACTGGGAACTGCAACCATCAGACATTAACGATTTTGTCAATCCGTTGCAGATCA encodes:
- a CDS encoding exosortase C-terminal domain/associated protein EpsI, whose translation is MGQIVRSLIILLLFAATSVLLHATSSVTAVPIKKTLAEFPARIGQWRLIDSYLSSSDILEMLGVKDYIQYNYANPQGDQVNLYIGYYDAVGVTGSYHSPKNCLPGGGWGIAEVKKVPLQGDTNRGKPVTVAEMLIQNGSEYQVVLYWYQNRGRIIHSEYWEKVYLVLDALFKGRRDGSFVRIMMHVKDGDIQGTEEKATQFAEQVQVLLQDYLPGATI
- a CDS encoding FemAB family XrtA/PEP-CTERM system-associated protein — encoded protein: MKIRIATPEDKSAWDAYVDNHPNAAPYSLFAWKNAVEEAYGHESCYLLAEEDGTLRGVLPLFHFRIPLWQRNLVSLPFCDMGDILADNAEVRMALANEAVSLAQKRKVKSLEIRSGSENLFSDGHGWNVRVNTGKVRMLLGLPDTSEELWKGFKSKLRSQIRKAEKNGLTFSWGHTETLDAFYDVFSRNMHDLGSPVHSKKWIEKIIEHYGKSARMGLVYCEDQPVGCGIILFTRHTVSIPWASTLREYNRMAPNMMLYWNFLKFAADTHKKTFDFGRSTPGEGTYRFKKQWGAEANSLFWYQVSRSLSSQKVKNKKTSQRKMLAGIWSKLPLPIANCVGPKARKYISL
- a CDS encoding XrtA system polysaccharide deacetylase, yielding MPGTQRSSIKNYLTIDVEDYFQVAAFEDIISPSAWDSMEQRVERNTSRILDILGRYDIKATFFVVGWTAERFPELVRKIKAAGHDIGCHSYLHRKIYDLTPDEFRQDTQRAKEILEDITGEEIIGYRAPSYSITRKSLWALDILEELGFKYDSSIFPILHDNYGIPDAPRFEYRLPDHDMMEYPISTALFLGRKIPIAGGGYFRLFPYWFTRMALKKINKREKKPFIFYLHPWEVDPAQPRMKHARALSRFRHYNNLDKTEKRFARLLEEFEFGPISTCTNQ
- a CDS encoding exosortase/archaeosortase family protein; this encodes MNTRAAEWDRNTALSLGVVLAGLLLLYFPYLKTLLVDWETNDNYSHGYFIPLLSLYMVYSIRDRLKNLPVQPGYWGLVLILMGLGQLVIAKIGAEFFLQRTSFIVVLLGVILFFLGTKYFKALLVPVLYLVFMIPLPAVVWNKIAFPLQLFSSFLTEKVVSLLGISVFREGNILHLAETSLEVVDACSGLRSLVTMFALSAAFAWLQSLPVWKKWLLFFMAAPIAIFANIIRLTGTAILASRYGGDVAQGFLHEFSGMVTFFVGLGLLIGLSVLLGSPFRDPSVTIGTR